In Callospermophilus lateralis isolate mCalLat2 chromosome 4, mCalLat2.hap1, whole genome shotgun sequence, one genomic interval encodes:
- the Gpr162 gene encoding putative G-protein coupled receptor 162 isoform X2 — protein sequence MARGGAGAEEASLRSNALSWLACGLLALLANAWIILSISAKQQKHKPLELLLCFLAGTHILMAAVPLTTFAVVQLRRQASSDYDWNESICKVFVSTYYTLALATCFTVASLSYHRMWMVRWPVNYRLSNAKKQALHAVMGIWMVSFILSTLPSIGWHNNGERYYARGCQFIVSKIGLGFGVCFSLLLLGGIVMGLVCVAITFYQTLWARPRRARQARRAGGSGGAKAGGPGGLGTRPAFEVPAIVVEDTRGKRRSSLDGSESAKTSLQVTNLVSAIVFLYDSLTGVPILVVSFFSLKSDSAPPWMVLAVLWCSMAQTLLLPSFIWSCERYRADVRTVWEQCVAIMSEEDGDDDGGCDDYTDGRVCKVRFDANGATGPGGRDSTQVPLSRRLSHDETNIFSTPRAPGSFLHKWSSSDDIRILPAQSRALGGPPDYLGQRHRLEDEEDEEEAEGGGLASLRQFLESGVLGSGGGPPRGPGFFREEITTFIDETPLPSPTASPGPSPRRPRPLGLSPRRLSLGSPDTRVVGLPLGLSAGRRCSLTGSEGNARAWGRSWGPGNPIFPQLTL from the exons ATGGCTCGGGGCGGGGCAGGGGCAGAGGAAGCCTCCCTGCGCTCAAACGCATTGTCCTGGCTGGCCTGTGGGCTCCTGGCACTGCTGGCCAATGCCTGGATCATCCTCAGCATCTCAGCCAAGCAGCAGAAGCACAAGCCACTGGAGTTGCTGCTCTGCTTCCTCGCGGGCACACACATCCTCATGGCGGCTGTGCCCCTCACCACCTTCGCTGTGGTGCAGCTACGGCGTCAGGCTTCCTCTGACTATGACTGGAATGAGAGCATCTGCAAGGTCTTTGTGTCCACCTACTACACACTGGCCCTGGCCACCTGCTTCACAGTTGCATCGCTCTCCTACCATCGCATGTGGATGGTGCGTTGGCCTGTCAACTACCGTCTCAGCAATGCCAAGAAGCAGGCACTGCATGCTGTCATGGGCATCTGGATGGTCAGCTTCATCCTCTCCACACTGCCCTCCATTGGCTGGCACAACAATGGCGAGCGCTACTATGCCCGGGGCTGCCAGTTCATAGTCTCCAAGATTGGCCTCGGCTTTGGTGTCTGCTTCAGTCTCTTGCTACTTGGGGGCATTGTCATGGGGCTGGTTTGTGTGGCTATCACCTTCTACCAGACGCTGTGGGCTCGGCCTCGGAGGGCTCGCCAGGCCCGGAGAGCGGGGGGCAGTGGGGGAGCCAAGGCGGGTgggccagggggactgggtacccGGCCAGCTTTTGAGGTGCCAGCCATCGTGGTGGAGGATACCCGAGGGAAGCGTCGATCCTCTTTGGATGGTTCTGAGTCTGCCAAGACATCCCTGCAGGTCACCAACCTGGTCAGCGCTATCGTCTTTCTGTATGACTCACTCACAGGGGTGCCCATCTTG GTGGTGAGCTTCTTCTCTCTGAAGTCAGACTCGGCTCCCCCATGGATGGTGCTGGCTGTGCTGTGGTGCTCCATGGCACAGACGCTGCTGCTGCCCTCCTTCATCTGGTCCTGTGAGCGCTACCGTGCCGACGTGCGCACAGTATGGGAGCAGTGCGTGGCTATCATGTCTGAGGAGGATGGCGATGACG ACGGAGGCTGCGATGACTATACAGATGGCCGGGTGTGCAAAGTTCGCTTTGATGCTAATGGGGCCACAGGACCAGGGGGTCGCGACTCCACCCAG GTCCCTTTGTCTCGCCGTCTGTCTCATGATGAAACCAACATCTTCTCTACCCCTCGGGCACCAGGCTCCTTCCTGCACAAGTGGTCATCCTCTGATGACATCCGAATCCTCCCAGCCCAGAGCCGGGCCCTTGGGGGTCCTCCTGACTATCTGGGACAAAGACACAGGCTGGAGGACGAGGAGGATGAGGAAGAGGCTGAAGGTGGAGGGCTGGCCAGTCTTCGACAATTCCTGGAAAGTGGAGTTCTGGGATCAGGTGGGGGACCCCCACGGGGTCCTGGCTTCTTCCGTGAGGAGATTACCACCTTCATTGATGAGACACCTCTGCCATCTCCAACTGCCTCTCCAGGACCCTCTCCTCGCCGTCCCCGGCCACTGGGTCTCTCACCCCGCCGACTCTCCCTTGGGTCTCCTGATACCAgagttgttggacttcctttgggGCTAAGTGCAGGGAGACGATGTTCCCTAACAGGGAGTGAGGGGAATGCAAGGGCTTGGGGAAGATCCTGGGGCCCAGGAAACCCCATCTTCCCCCAGCTGACCCTGTGA
- the Gpr162 gene encoding putative G-protein coupled receptor 162 isoform X3 — MARGGAGAEEASLRSNALSWLACGLLALLANAWIILSISAKQQKHKPLELLLCFLAGTHILMAAVPLTTFAVVQLRRQASSDYDWNESICKVFVSTYYTLALATCFTVASLSYHRMWMVVSFFSLKSDSAPPWMVLAVLWCSMAQTLLLPSFIWSCERYRADVRTVWEQCVAIMSEEDGDDDGGCDDYTDGRVCKVRFDANGATGPGGRDSTQVKLLPGRHMLFPPLERVHYLQVPLSRRLSHDETNIFSTPRAPGSFLHKWSSSDDIRILPAQSRALGGPPDYLGQRHRLEDEEDEEEAEGGGLASLRQFLESGVLGSGGGPPRGPGFFREEITTFIDETPLPSPTASPGPSPRRPRPLGLSPRRLSLGSPDTRVVGLPLGLSAGRRCSLTGSEGNARAWGRSWGPGNPIFPQLTL, encoded by the exons ATGGCTCGGGGCGGGGCAGGGGCAGAGGAAGCCTCCCTGCGCTCAAACGCATTGTCCTGGCTGGCCTGTGGGCTCCTGGCACTGCTGGCCAATGCCTGGATCATCCTCAGCATCTCAGCCAAGCAGCAGAAGCACAAGCCACTGGAGTTGCTGCTCTGCTTCCTCGCGGGCACACACATCCTCATGGCGGCTGTGCCCCTCACCACCTTCGCTGTGGTGCAGCTACGGCGTCAGGCTTCCTCTGACTATGACTGGAATGAGAGCATCTGCAAGGTCTTTGTGTCCACCTACTACACACTGGCCCTGGCCACCTGCTTCACAGTTGCATCGCTCTCCTACCATCGCATGTGGATG GTGGTGAGCTTCTTCTCTCTGAAGTCAGACTCGGCTCCCCCATGGATGGTGCTGGCTGTGCTGTGGTGCTCCATGGCACAGACGCTGCTGCTGCCCTCCTTCATCTGGTCCTGTGAGCGCTACCGTGCCGACGTGCGCACAGTATGGGAGCAGTGCGTGGCTATCATGTCTGAGGAGGATGGCGATGACG ACGGAGGCTGCGATGACTATACAGATGGCCGGGTGTGCAAAGTTCGCTTTGATGCTAATGGGGCCACAGGACCAGGGGGTCGCGACTCCACCCAGGTGAAGCTACTTCCTGGACGGCACATGCTTTTCCCCCCTCTGGAGAGAGTACACTACTTACAG GTCCCTTTGTCTCGCCGTCTGTCTCATGATGAAACCAACATCTTCTCTACCCCTCGGGCACCAGGCTCCTTCCTGCACAAGTGGTCATCCTCTGATGACATCCGAATCCTCCCAGCCCAGAGCCGGGCCCTTGGGGGTCCTCCTGACTATCTGGGACAAAGACACAGGCTGGAGGACGAGGAGGATGAGGAAGAGGCTGAAGGTGGAGGGCTGGCCAGTCTTCGACAATTCCTGGAAAGTGGAGTTCTGGGATCAGGTGGGGGACCCCCACGGGGTCCTGGCTTCTTCCGTGAGGAGATTACCACCTTCATTGATGAGACACCTCTGCCATCTCCAACTGCCTCTCCAGGACCCTCTCCTCGCCGTCCCCGGCCACTGGGTCTCTCACCCCGCCGACTCTCCCTTGGGTCTCCTGATACCAgagttgttggacttcctttgggGCTAAGTGCAGGGAGACGATGTTCCCTAACAGGGAGTGAGGGGAATGCAAGGGCTTGGGGAAGATCCTGGGGCCCAGGAAACCCCATCTTCCCCCAGCTGACCCTGTGA
- the Gpr162 gene encoding putative G-protein coupled receptor 162 isoform X1, translated as MARGGAGAEEASLRSNALSWLACGLLALLANAWIILSISAKQQKHKPLELLLCFLAGTHILMAAVPLTTFAVVQLRRQASSDYDWNESICKVFVSTYYTLALATCFTVASLSYHRMWMVRWPVNYRLSNAKKQALHAVMGIWMVSFILSTLPSIGWHNNGERYYARGCQFIVSKIGLGFGVCFSLLLLGGIVMGLVCVAITFYQTLWARPRRARQARRAGGSGGAKAGGPGGLGTRPAFEVPAIVVEDTRGKRRSSLDGSESAKTSLQVTNLVSAIVFLYDSLTGVPILVVSFFSLKSDSAPPWMVLAVLWCSMAQTLLLPSFIWSCERYRADVRTVWEQCVAIMSEEDGDDDGGCDDYTDGRVCKVRFDANGATGPGGRDSTQVKLLPGRHMLFPPLERVHYLQVPLSRRLSHDETNIFSTPRAPGSFLHKWSSSDDIRILPAQSRALGGPPDYLGQRHRLEDEEDEEEAEGGGLASLRQFLESGVLGSGGGPPRGPGFFREEITTFIDETPLPSPTASPGPSPRRPRPLGLSPRRLSLGSPDTRVVGLPLGLSAGRRCSLTGSEGNARAWGRSWGPGNPIFPQLTL; from the exons ATGGCTCGGGGCGGGGCAGGGGCAGAGGAAGCCTCCCTGCGCTCAAACGCATTGTCCTGGCTGGCCTGTGGGCTCCTGGCACTGCTGGCCAATGCCTGGATCATCCTCAGCATCTCAGCCAAGCAGCAGAAGCACAAGCCACTGGAGTTGCTGCTCTGCTTCCTCGCGGGCACACACATCCTCATGGCGGCTGTGCCCCTCACCACCTTCGCTGTGGTGCAGCTACGGCGTCAGGCTTCCTCTGACTATGACTGGAATGAGAGCATCTGCAAGGTCTTTGTGTCCACCTACTACACACTGGCCCTGGCCACCTGCTTCACAGTTGCATCGCTCTCCTACCATCGCATGTGGATGGTGCGTTGGCCTGTCAACTACCGTCTCAGCAATGCCAAGAAGCAGGCACTGCATGCTGTCATGGGCATCTGGATGGTCAGCTTCATCCTCTCCACACTGCCCTCCATTGGCTGGCACAACAATGGCGAGCGCTACTATGCCCGGGGCTGCCAGTTCATAGTCTCCAAGATTGGCCTCGGCTTTGGTGTCTGCTTCAGTCTCTTGCTACTTGGGGGCATTGTCATGGGGCTGGTTTGTGTGGCTATCACCTTCTACCAGACGCTGTGGGCTCGGCCTCGGAGGGCTCGCCAGGCCCGGAGAGCGGGGGGCAGTGGGGGAGCCAAGGCGGGTgggccagggggactgggtacccGGCCAGCTTTTGAGGTGCCAGCCATCGTGGTGGAGGATACCCGAGGGAAGCGTCGATCCTCTTTGGATGGTTCTGAGTCTGCCAAGACATCCCTGCAGGTCACCAACCTGGTCAGCGCTATCGTCTTTCTGTATGACTCACTCACAGGGGTGCCCATCTTG GTGGTGAGCTTCTTCTCTCTGAAGTCAGACTCGGCTCCCCCATGGATGGTGCTGGCTGTGCTGTGGTGCTCCATGGCACAGACGCTGCTGCTGCCCTCCTTCATCTGGTCCTGTGAGCGCTACCGTGCCGACGTGCGCACAGTATGGGAGCAGTGCGTGGCTATCATGTCTGAGGAGGATGGCGATGACG ACGGAGGCTGCGATGACTATACAGATGGCCGGGTGTGCAAAGTTCGCTTTGATGCTAATGGGGCCACAGGACCAGGGGGTCGCGACTCCACCCAGGTGAAGCTACTTCCTGGACGGCACATGCTTTTCCCCCCTCTGGAGAGAGTACACTACTTACAG GTCCCTTTGTCTCGCCGTCTGTCTCATGATGAAACCAACATCTTCTCTACCCCTCGGGCACCAGGCTCCTTCCTGCACAAGTGGTCATCCTCTGATGACATCCGAATCCTCCCAGCCCAGAGCCGGGCCCTTGGGGGTCCTCCTGACTATCTGGGACAAAGACACAGGCTGGAGGACGAGGAGGATGAGGAAGAGGCTGAAGGTGGAGGGCTGGCCAGTCTTCGACAATTCCTGGAAAGTGGAGTTCTGGGATCAGGTGGGGGACCCCCACGGGGTCCTGGCTTCTTCCGTGAGGAGATTACCACCTTCATTGATGAGACACCTCTGCCATCTCCAACTGCCTCTCCAGGACCCTCTCCTCGCCGTCCCCGGCCACTGGGTCTCTCACCCCGCCGACTCTCCCTTGGGTCTCCTGATACCAgagttgttggacttcctttgggGCTAAGTGCAGGGAGACGATGTTCCCTAACAGGGAGTGAGGGGAATGCAAGGGCTTGGGGAAGATCCTGGGGCCCAGGAAACCCCATCTTCCCCCAGCTGACCCTGTGA